The DNA sequence ACCTAGTATAGGGATCACTGGTTCTGATGTTGTGTTGAGGCAAAAACACGCAACCCCATTTCAAGCATGTTCATTTTTACCTCCTTTGTCATTGAAGAAAAAACCCCAGAAACATGTTGTTTCGGTGAACAAACCACTGCACGTTGCTTCTGTTAGTGTTGGGAATTTTGGGTCAGTGAAGGAATTTGAGGGTTTTGGAAAGAGAGAGAGCGATGATTTGGTGAAGTGTGGTGCATATGAGGCAGATAGATCAGAGATTGAAGCAGCTGGTCCATCAGAGGCTGCAAAGAAGGTGAAGATTGGGATATACTTTGCAACATGGTGGGCTTTGAATGTTGTGTTCAATATATATAACAAGAAGGTGTTGAATGCATACCCTTACCCTTGGCTCACATCAACACTTTCACTTGCTTGTGGCTCTCTCATGATGTTGATCTCTTGGGCCACAGGGATTGCTGAAGCCCCTAAGACTGATCTTGAGTTTTGGAAGACTTTGTTACCTGTAAGATGTTTTTgatttcattttctttgtttgtttgtttgtttgttttgtttgtttagaAAAATGAATTGATAGCTTTGTTTTTGTTTGCTCTATGTGCTTTTTGATTGATGTGAGGGAAAATAAGTAATAAAGTAGAGGAAATTATGTTCATTCACAACATGCAGCTGAAATTAAGTTGAGTTTAATATGATAGCTTTGTTTTTGTTTGCTTTCATGTCCTTTTTGATTGATGTGAGGGAAAGTAGATAGTAAAGTAAAGAAAATTTATGTTCATTCACAACATGCAGCTGAATTAAGTTGAGTTTAATATGAGATTTTGTTTTATTGATTAGCAAATTTAAAAGGCCTTGGCTTTTGTCCTTTTTACATATTTTGTGTATCATTTTGAATGCATGGAAGTAGATGGTTAACTGATCTTTGATGGTTTTCCTTCAGGTTGCTGTTGCACACACAATAGGACATGTCGCGGCGACTGTTAGTATGTCGAAAGTTGCAGTGTCTTTTACACATATCATCAAGAGTGGTGAACCTGCATTTAGTGTCTTGGTTTCCAGATTTCTCCTTGGTGAGACCTTTCCCGTGCCGGTCTATCTATCTTTGATTCCAATTATTGGTGGATGTGCACTTGCCGCTGTTACCGAGCTCAATTTCAATATGACTGGTAACGAGAGATTTTCTTTGGAAGAACATTTTGCTAGCTACATTCTATTTCTTTGTCTAGTTGTTGAGAACAACAATAAGACTAATATAGTATAGGACAAAGAAATGGACTTTAACTTCGAAATTTGACCCGATAAGAAGCAAATGTATTTAACTAAATTTGGTTATGATGATATTCACTTGTTTTCAGTTCTTGCTTTGGTTAATTATGCATTTAGAAGAGGTTGTTTGTGCAATATTCTGCTCACTTTggttttgatgaatcttttcttTCAGGTTTCATGGGGGCTATGATATCAAATTTGGCATTTGTGTTCCGTAATATCTTTTCGAAGAAGGGCATGAAAGGAAATTCTGTCAGTGGAATGAATTACTACGCATGCTTATCTATTTTATCCCTTGCACTTCTCACACCATTCGCAATAGCCGTCGAAGGGCCACAGATGTGGGCAGCTGGATGGCAAATAGCACTCTCTCAAATTGGACCCCAATTCATATGGTAATTACATCACTCTAGCTTAGTTTTCTTTAGATATGTTAGTTTGCACAATAATGCATTTAGCTTATCTTTGATCTTGCGTCTTATTTGTAACTAAAGATAAACGAATAAATTTGTAATGCAAATAAGTATGATGGTAGTGTATCTCATTAATGCATATAAGGTTTTCGATCTTCCAGTGATTTCTTGAGTATTCGTTTTTCATTGAATTGTCTTTTTATTCTAAAATCTTCTTCACTTCTCTTCTTGTGGTTAAAATGTGTGGCTGATAATTGTATACAATAGGTGGGTAGTAGCTCAAAGTGTGTTCTACCATCTGTACAACCAAGTGTCATACATGTCTTTGGATGAGATCTCGCCCTTGACATTTAGCATTGGAAACACCATGAAACGTATTTCAGTCATAGTTTCTTCCATCATTATCTTCCATACACCAGTTCAACCTGTCAATGCTCTTGGAGCTGCGATAGCTGTCCTCGGAACCTTCTTATATTCACAGGTATTTTTATCtgttattcttttgttgtaaaatTATGGGTGATGCACCTTGAATTTCTTGCCTTGTACTATTTTGAAGCTTTGTGATTGTTTTATTAGTAGTTGGACTTTGAATTTCTACCTAACTCCTATTTGTGTAATTTTCAGTCTTTCAATCCAACCTACTTTCATTTACATCAAGTCAATTTTAACCTAAGTTAGTTTACCTTTAGAGCTTTTCCACCAAATATAAGAGAATATGCTTTGGCCTTTGGAGCATCTATGATATATTAAAAGTAGTTGACATGTGGGGCCTtggaaaataatgaaaaaagaagaagagagaaaaagaatggTGGTGaccataaataaatagaatattgACTAAGATTACATGTTTGGGTTAGATTATACCTAACATTCTCttggaaaataataattttgtttagTGGGTATTCTTATTCTTCTCATTCTATTTTTTTCCAGGCAAAACAATAGACTTGTGGGACGAAAAATTTCTGAGGATTTGTTTGTTATTGTTGATCATGCTCAATTTCTCAGCTGGAGACAGAAGTTTGATTTCGGAatatgaatttttgcaagactagGATGATCTAGTTGTGAGCCCATCTttgtagataataaaaataagaatatttgtTAAGGAAACACCACGAATTAGTAGTTCTTCTCTTTGTAATTTTGTTTCCTAATTTTGAAAATGCCAAGGAGTGGAAGAAATAAAATGTTCATATTCTTGAGGATGGTTTCTCAAAACAATGTTTTATGAGAAGAAGCATCAATAATTATGATGAGTATGATCAATTTGATGGTGTTTTTTATAATTTGAGTTTTCATTAAAGTTAGGTAATGCTTAGAATTTAAAAATGCATTTTGAGCTTTCCATTTTGTATGTTTCTTGACCTTTACTTGTGACTTGAGCTTTCAGCTTTGTGCAATGAGAAAGTGATTCTCTACCTTTCAAAAGGACATATTCCACCTTATGCTAGTGaatactaaaattaactactagtataaaatacatgttaaaatataaaatatacatttaaattgAGTTAAATAAGACATGTATTTGTACAATGGTGGTTGATTTTAATgcacaaatagcatttttgataattttattaGCAGATTATTAACTATGAAAAGTTGATCTCTTAACAAATTTGACTAtacaaataacaaaaacaaatttGTGGCTTTAtcaaaagttaaaaaagaaaaaaaaaacttttttttaggaTTAGAGTGTGATATGAACATATAAATAAAGACAACTAATAAGTTATGTAGGAAGAAATATTATCAACACTTTTTTTTCacgtatgtatttatacacaaatacgattttggtatacaaataacatttttattcTTCAATATATTCAACCAACCATCTAAGCTAaacctaacaaaataaaaatacgtTAGGCGGATTGGGATTTAAGCATCCTTTATCACAACAAAATTGACCACTTTGCTTAACTAGAATGAAAGCATAAAATTGTGCACATTCATATACTTTGATTAGAATTTTCCTCAAAAGAATAAGGAGAGAAAAAAATTTGTTCAAGAGTGTGAAAGGAGAGGGGTGAACCAGTTCAGCAGAGATTAAGATGTTGCATCCACAAAGGAATTTCCATGAGATTTTGTAGGCAGTTGGACAAACAGCAACAGATATGCATGGAGCTAGTAACCAAAACTTGTGTCAAATAGTCATCTATAAAACATGATTCTTTCATATTCATGAAAGAGTGATGCTATTTGAatccttttctatttttattttcagtattcTGTGAAGGAAAAATTGAAAATAGTGAAAACAGATGGGATTAAATACAAATTACGATAAATTGGACAATTAAAAAGAGTTTCTTTTTGCAAAATCTTGGCTATTGGTTGAGTGTAAAAAGAAGTGGAGAAAATAAGAGAAGATGTAAGGGTATGCATGTATATATGCATGGTTGCTCACTTCACATGAGCATGAAAGAGTTTTCACAAGCTATTCTTTTAAGAGATTCCAAACTGTTTTCCACAAAACTCAACCATGCCAAGCATGGATAGGAATGAATCATTTGTAAGAGGAAATAGAAGTGTGTGAATTCATTTCAGCTAAAATTATTGTGAGTGCCTATGGTTTATATGGGAATTTGTTGTGGATGATTATTTAGAGGTTGAGTTGAACCTCCCAAGGAAATTTTTTTGTTGTAGATAAGGTTTCAATCAGTACTAGCCAGAAAATAACATATTTATCTGCAAAAAAATTCCTAATTAATTTGGAACACAAATTTTCTCAATTCATGGAATGGTCCTGCAGTTTTGGTGACTATTTTCTTGTTGAGAAAATTGGGAAAATAGTTAGTATTAAGCATTTCTATCACATGGGGAAAAAgggatatttataattaattttgaaaattaaaaagatatagaAACAAACCATTGTTTTTCTCACATGATGTTCAAACATATCTCAATATAATTTCACCAAACATGATAAATGAGTTCACTGAGTTTGCACCCCATAGACAAGGTTGTTTAACCCTTTAGCTCCCaaaaaattgagtttaattatgTGCTATGAAGATCTATTTTACACCATTTTCCAACCTTATATGCTGATATCAAATTCATCAAATGATTCAATGGTATAAGAACATTCAGAAGAGTCCATGAAAGACTTTGATTGCATCTAACATTAAAAGTAGTTCATTACACACATTATAGCCATAGTCCTATGATgaaaatatatagatatatatgaaCGTTTTTAACTATAACTTGGATTTAACGAGAAAATTGAACCAATTCAATAACTATAAGTATGAAAAATGAAGCCCATTTCAGAAGCTAAACCATTGGTCTACAGAACATCGCGACGCTTTCAAACCTTCAAGTACTTGATGGCGGTATGAACATCCTTGTCACCTCTGCCACTGAAGTTGACCACAACTTTGGCGCCATTAGGAAGAGTTGGACACACTTTCTCCAAATAGGCCAAAGCATGAGATGTCTCTAGAGCCGGAATTATGCCTTCGAGACGCGAAACTCTCTTGAAAGCTACAAACAAAAAGCATCCAAAGGTAAGATACTAAAACAATATTTAACAACAATAACATCTAACCATACAATCAATTTTCTATGTTAGAAAGAATGAGAGAGAACTGGAGAGGGAGTAGAAATCAAGAATATTGTTTGTATAAGAAATAGAGGTTGTAAGATCACTGTGAAGTCGTCAAGCTCGAGAATAATTTCAAGTAAATATAGATAAAAACAATAAGAATATAAACTATTTACCAAAATCATGTTGATATTGATATAAACTGCTTAGGACACATCATTATAGGCAAGTCAAGATTACtgaaataatcataataatatgtTCGGAACAAGTGTCTGAAAAATGAATCAGCATTCTCATGAAATAATTTCAACTAATGAACTAACTATCATAGTGTAAGCCAAAGCAAACGGGGAAAGAGAGAAATATTTTTCATACATAGTTGTGTAACAATTTGTTGGGTGAAGCAAGAAGCTCATGCTATCATACCTTCTAGTGCTTCTTCATCAGTGATGCTATAATATTCAGCGCGCCCGATATCTTTCAAAAAGCTATGTTCCGGTCCTACACCAGGGTAGTCCAAGCTGCACAGAATATTTTCAAGACATGATTACACAAATCTGAGTCAACATAAGGAAACTTATAACACGATATGGGTCAAATGAATTACCCTGCACTAATTGAGTGCGGCTCGACAATTTGTCCATCATCATCCTGCAGCAGATAACTCATAGCTCCATGCAGAACCCCAACTTCTCCCTTTGTTAATGTCGCAGCATGCTTGCCACTGTCCAAGCCAAATCCAGCAGCTTCCACGCCAATTAGTCTAACGTCTTTGTCATCGACAAATTCATGGAAAAGTCCCATGGCATTTGAACCTCCTCCGACACATGCAATCAGAACATCCGGTTTCCCTCCCCATTTTTCCAACGCTTGTTTTCTGGTTTCCTTGCCAATCACGGCATGGAACTCTCTTACCATCATTGGATATGGATGCGGCCCAGCAACCGAACCCAAAATATAATGAGTTGTCTCCACATTTGTCACCCAATCCCTTATAGCCTCTGATGTAGCATCCTTAAGTGTGGCAGTTCCAGAATGAACCGGTCTCACCTGTATTACATGATATACTATTAAAATAAAGCCAACGAATCAATTGCGTTTTCAAATGTACATCGATCTTACATTCAATACATAGCAACAAAAGTATGGACACATTATGCTCACATCACAACACCTTACCGAATGAAAACAGTGCAATGTATCAATCATAACTTTTTCTTTCTTCGTAAATGATTTGACACAGCATCTAAATCTATTATTATTCAAATCtagttaattataataatatgggGTTGAAGCTTTTTCTTTGCTTACAGAATTCTCATTTCACTTTCTTGCCATGCCACATCATGCATCCATTAATGTCAATACAAAAAATCATCTCCAGAACAGGCATATATCAGGAGTAAAATTTTATCAAGAACAAAGTCATGAACATCGACAAGCTAGTTTAATTTTCGTTCAAATTCAGCAGCAACTTCAGCCAATTTGCAAAAAGTTCATCGGCACATTAGGAACAACTGTCTTTTCAtgcataaataattataaatgctATATCAGAAAATCTTTACATCAAGGTCTAAAATTTGATATGCAAAAAAGATACCTGATTTTCACATGATAAAATTAGTTCAGCTTATGATTGCAATTATGTAGCTAAATAGAAGAGTATTTTATCCAGAGTCAAGTTCTAAAGATGAAATAAGTCAACCCTGAAATGATATTATCACAAGAATCAAGATATATATAAACAGATTGGAAGCCATTCATCAGAAATGCAAAAATACAAACGCACAATTCATATATGATATAGAGAACAATTAACACAAGCACATTTTTGTCTTCAGCAGACAATCATTCTATTCATACAAAGTCATGGAGAACAATAAACACAAGAACATCATACTCTAACAAGAAGAAATCTTTTTGTATCCTATGCATTTTCATCAAACGAGGAAATCTCTAAGAACAGGGTATCTTTCCCAGAGAATAGAACATAGGATATATCAAACTGAATTAATGAAACAACAGTAACAACTAATATACCTCAGCACCGAGAAGACGCATTCTGAAGACATTCAGAGCCTGCCTTTCCATGTCCTGTGCCCCCATATAAACAATGCACTCCAAACCAAATCGAGCGCATACAGTAGCAGTTGCGACACCATGCTGGCCAGCTCCAGTTTCAGCAATAATTCGTTTTTTCCCCAAACACTTGGCAAGCAAAGCTTGAGCAACAGCATTATTGATCTTATGAGCACCAGTGTGATTAAGATCTTCCCTCTTTAGGTAAATCTGAGGCCCTTCACCATTCGCCCTCTTATAATGCTCTGTCAACCTTTCTGCAAAATAAAGAGGACTCTCTCGACCAACATAATCTCTAAGAATACCAGCCAgctctttctgcaatttaaaatATCAACCTCATAAGATTTCCATTATATCTCTTATAGGAAATTAAACTGTGCTTGTTGAAGAGACAAAGAAagatttttttctctctctctcagtgGAGTTCCAAGTGCATAGTTCTATTTGGAATCGAAGAAACCAAAACCTAGATTTATTAAGGAATAATTGATATTCATACCCTTTCAAATTGGCAGAAAAATAGTCAAATGCCAAAATTTGAAGAAACATcagaaaggaaaaggaaaagaaacaatTAAGATAGCACTTTAAAACATTAAAACATAGCTCTACCATCAGTGCCACATTCCAACAAGCACCTTGTgtgcaaaatttaaaaataataataaaaaagataaaaacactATAACACTCCATCAGTTTCAAAATATCTGCCACTTTGGAATTTTGGTACATTCAAAACTCCATGTATCTTAATATAATTCATAT is a window from the Arachis hypogaea cultivar Tifrunner chromosome 1, arahy.Tifrunner.gnm2.J5K5, whole genome shotgun sequence genome containing:
- the LOC112795545 gene encoding tryptophan synthase beta chain 1; the encoded protein is MASSITSSSSRLFPITRESQPTSHSTLNFSKFASFSSSSSASGSKTSSYISCSLTRDPSVLPLEEQSKLSNGSVLFQRPDSLGRFGKFGGKYVPETLINALTELEAAFHSLSADEDFQKELAGILRDYVGRESPLYFAERLTEHYKRANGEGPQIYLKREDLNHTGAHKINNAVAQALLAKCLGKKRIIAETGAGQHGVATATVCARFGLECIVYMGAQDMERQALNVFRMRLLGAEVRPVHSGTATLKDATSEAIRDWVTNVETTHYILGSVAGPHPYPMMVREFHAVIGKETRKQALEKWGGKPDVLIACVGGGSNAMGLFHEFVDDKDVRLIGVEAAGFGLDSGKHAATLTKGEVGVLHGAMSYLLQDDDGQIVEPHSISAGLDYPGVGPEHSFLKDIGRAEYYSITDEEALEAFKRVSRLEGIIPALETSHALAYLEKVCPTLPNGAKVVVNFSGRGDKDVHTAIKYLKV
- the LOC112795541 gene encoding glucose-6-phosphate/phosphate translocator 1, chloroplastic: MICSLRQPSIGITGSDVVLRQKHATPFQACSFLPPLSLKKKPQKHVVSVNKPLHVASVSVGNFGSVKEFEGFGKRESDDLVKCGAYEADRSEIEAAGPSEAAKKVKIGIYFATWWALNVVFNIYNKKVLNAYPYPWLTSTLSLACGSLMMLISWATGIAEAPKTDLEFWKTLLPVAVAHTIGHVAATVSMSKVAVSFTHIIKSGEPAFSVLVSRFLLGETFPVPVYLSLIPIIGGCALAAVTELNFNMTGFMGAMISNLAFVFRNIFSKKGMKGNSVSGMNYYACLSILSLALLTPFAIAVEGPQMWAAGWQIALSQIGPQFIWWVVAQSVFYHLYNQVSYMSLDEISPLTFSIGNTMKRISVIVSSIIIFHTPVQPVNALGAAIAVLGTFLYSQAKQ